The following are from one region of the Streptomyces rubrogriseus genome:
- a CDS encoding cupin domain-containing protein — MSGIRIQRRADALVNEEYGCAFRRILPWESSGPSDTGMGVCTVAPGTATTPHSHEDHEHFYVVRGSGHAEVDGERTRIAAGDALVVGAHQRHHFENASDTEELEMVSVWSLGPFGAAPAAGQAHGEDR; from the coding sequence ATGAGCGGCATCCGGATCCAGCGGCGGGCCGACGCCCTCGTCAACGAGGAGTACGGCTGCGCGTTCCGCCGCATCCTGCCCTGGGAGTCCAGCGGCCCCTCGGACACCGGCATGGGGGTGTGCACCGTCGCGCCGGGCACGGCCACCACCCCGCACTCCCACGAGGACCACGAGCACTTCTACGTGGTGCGCGGCAGCGGCCACGCCGAGGTCGACGGGGAGCGGACGCGGATCGCCGCGGGCGACGCCCTGGTGGTCGGCGCCCACCAGCGCCACCACTTCGAGAACGCCTCGGACACCGAGGAACTGGAGATGGTGTCGGTCTGGTCCCTCGGTCCCTTCGGCGCCGCCCCGGCCGCCGGGCAGGCCCACGGGGAGGACCGATGA
- a CDS encoding lysine N(6)-hydroxylase/L-ornithine N(5)-oxygenase family protein, which produces MTTAPRGGHPHHRLLGVGYGPSHLSMSALHASAGPAAAGTSLHFLESRDAFSWHPDMLLPGARMQVAFLKDLVTPRDPTSPYSFVNYLVSKGRLEPFLNLGTLNPTRREYVDYFRWAADRLAGYVTYGSTAEAIRPVTGPDGRVTRLEVDHRGPDGTRHTVSADHVSLAPGGTPIVPPGVEPGTLRDGTVLHSSSFLGGIRPFHDRGRELPYRFLVVGAGQSAAEIFQYLAGEFPAADVTLAHRGFALMPANSSALANAIFDPASVDLFHGAGPERRRGILAELKATNYAAVDDEDITAVAELLYDQQVHGGQRLHLSRFTELTGARTEDGLVTATLRDLLTGEERGERHDAVVLATGYDFREARGLLTGVDPYLLRDGDGELLVDRDYSVRTDEGFAPRIFLHGAAEHTHGLTSTLLSLLAHRAGDILDAVLDTPAAGHQDLATPLFEGVHA; this is translated from the coding sequence ATGACCACTGCCCCGCGCGGGGGACACCCGCACCACCGGCTGCTCGGCGTCGGCTACGGGCCCTCGCACCTGTCCATGAGCGCGCTGCACGCCTCGGCCGGACCGGCCGCCGCCGGGACGTCCCTGCACTTCCTGGAATCCAGGGACGCCTTCTCCTGGCACCCCGACATGCTGCTGCCCGGCGCCCGCATGCAGGTCGCCTTCCTGAAGGACCTGGTGACCCCCAGGGACCCGACCAGCCCGTACAGCTTCGTCAACTACCTGGTGTCCAAGGGCCGGCTGGAACCCTTCCTCAACCTGGGCACGCTCAACCCGACCCGGCGCGAGTACGTCGACTACTTCCGCTGGGCGGCCGACCGGCTCGCCGGCTACGTCACCTACGGCAGCACCGCCGAGGCGATCCGCCCGGTGACCGGCCCCGACGGACGGGTCACCCGCCTGGAGGTGGACCACCGCGGCCCGGACGGCACCCGGCACACCGTCTCCGCCGACCACGTGTCCCTGGCACCCGGCGGCACCCCGATCGTCCCGCCCGGCGTCGAGCCCGGCACCCTCCGGGACGGCACCGTCCTGCACAGCAGCTCCTTCCTGGGCGGCATCCGGCCCTTCCACGATCGCGGCCGCGAACTGCCCTACCGCTTCCTGGTGGTGGGCGCCGGACAGAGCGCGGCGGAGATCTTCCAGTACCTGGCCGGCGAGTTCCCGGCGGCGGACGTCACCCTGGCGCACCGCGGGTTCGCGCTGATGCCCGCCAACAGCAGCGCCCTGGCCAACGCCATCTTCGACCCGGCCTCCGTCGACCTGTTCCACGGCGCCGGACCCGAGCGCCGCCGCGGCATCCTCGCGGAGCTGAAGGCGACCAACTACGCCGCCGTCGACGACGAGGACATCACCGCCGTCGCCGAACTCCTCTACGACCAGCAGGTGCACGGCGGGCAGCGGCTGCACCTGAGCCGGTTCACCGAACTGACCGGGGCCCGCACCGAGGACGGCCTGGTCACCGCCACCCTGCGCGACCTGCTCACCGGCGAGGAACGCGGCGAACGCCACGACGCGGTCGTGCTGGCCACCGGCTACGACTTCCGCGAGGCGCGCGGCCTGCTGACCGGCGTCGACCCGTACCTGCTCAGGGACGGGGACGGCGAACTGCTCGTCGACCGCGACTACTCGGTACGCACCGACGAGGGCTTCGCACCGCGGATCTTCCTGCACGGCGCCGCCGAACACACCCACGGCCTGACCAGCACCCTGCTGTCGCTGCTCGCCCACCGCGCCGGAGACATCCTCGACGCCGTCCTCGACACCCCGGCCGCCGGCCACCAAGACCTCGCCACCCCCCTGTTCGAAGGAGTCCACGCATGA
- a CDS encoding non-ribosomal peptide synthetase, translating to MSFLHDLLTAQAASAPTRTAALLSDSSATYGQVETEADRVAAALVARGVRPGSRVGLHMSRSLALLPALFGILRAGGVCVPVDPEDPAERRATILEYSGATIVVTERALLDGPAPDGTRQLAVEDLLDEAAEPLTEPVELAPDALAFIFYTSGSTGTPKGVMLTHRALLSGQRWLQRTFPLEPGDRQLLRTTLSITNLVREVFWPVLSGGTVVIVPPGDHKDPDRLVELINSGSVTTLMVVPALLSGILENPGFAANTSLKYVFCSSDVMPGALPEKYFATGLSARLFNVYGLTEALYSTYWECLPGAVYDGFVPVGHPAELTPRILDADLGPVPPGETGELCLAGVGMAEGYDRLPRLTAEKFADTDGGRVFRTGDLARQSEDGRLELLGRMDDQVKIAGYRVELGEVEARLLEVPGVTGAVASGLRGAGGHQRLVAHLTCDGEPPTAAAIRAHLGDRLPYYMVPAAFTVIDAIPLTHNGKVDRRSLHELPGAHLELAEDYTAARNELESYLCALWAETLDLPAVGIHDNFFALGGDSIQGFLISAKANRDGIGLSATQVFATPTVAETAAFMAAQGDTGPAPAGSLDPQGFTLAEEDLAAVRAAAADPDGIETVYPLTEMQKGMLFHSLLDPDSGVYFEQFLYAVDGEVDLDAYHRAWQQVVDRHEILRVWIATKGLSEPLQAVQRTAELGWTVLDWSDRTEAEQKELLERYLDEDRRRGFPYDRAPLFRLTMVRLGATTYKLVMSYHHLILDAWSLFVLLRDSLEIYHSGLEGRLPELRPTRSFGDYVSFLEHEDIEGARDYWLERLAGFRRPTVIGRSAQLGLSASSQEMHAEARLDLGEELTERLLAYGRANQLTLNSLVQGAWAVVVGGCSGQDDVCFGITITHRPVGLAGVEDIVGIFINSLPMRVNLEPEQPVGRWLQQIQRTQVAARSHDHYPLPLIQQRTDLPSGQPLFESLLIFENFPRGTGWTGRGGVDVRQERYVGWTNYPFAIEAMPEEQLFFQVKYDLAFFDAESVERILGAFRGVLEAIADGGTAPVGKLAEHIAAHRPGPAAEPRPADTGARALFPARGTAAAAGVTTAPTTEDEIALAAIWAQVLQVEQVDVHTPFLALGGSSLAAMRLVALAQAEGFDFELSELFAEDGTVHRLAADADGDGDAAADGDAAGDGGTGR from the coding sequence ATGTCGTTCCTGCATGACCTGCTCACGGCGCAGGCCGCCTCGGCCCCCACCCGCACGGCAGCCCTCCTCTCGGACTCGTCGGCCACCTACGGCCAGGTGGAGACGGAGGCGGACCGGGTCGCCGCGGCCCTCGTCGCCCGCGGAGTCCGCCCCGGCAGCCGGGTCGGACTGCACATGTCGCGCTCCCTCGCGCTGCTCCCCGCACTCTTCGGCATCCTGCGCGCGGGCGGTGTCTGCGTCCCGGTCGACCCCGAGGACCCCGCCGAGCGCCGCGCCACCATCCTGGAGTACTCGGGCGCCACGATCGTCGTCACCGAGCGCGCCCTCCTCGACGGGCCCGCGCCCGACGGCACCCGGCAGCTCGCCGTCGAGGACCTGCTCGACGAGGCCGCCGAACCGCTCACCGAGCCGGTGGAACTCGCCCCGGACGCACTGGCGTTCATCTTCTACACCTCCGGTTCCACCGGCACCCCCAAGGGCGTGATGCTCACCCACCGGGCCCTGCTCAGCGGACAGCGCTGGCTCCAGCGCACCTTCCCGCTCGAACCCGGCGACCGCCAGCTGCTGCGCACCACCCTCAGCATCACCAACCTGGTCCGCGAGGTGTTCTGGCCGGTGCTCTCCGGCGGCACCGTGGTCATCGTCCCGCCGGGCGACCACAAGGACCCCGACCGGCTGGTCGAGCTGATCAACAGCGGCTCCGTGACGACGCTGATGGTCGTCCCGGCGCTGCTCTCCGGCATCCTGGAGAACCCCGGCTTCGCCGCCAACACCTCGCTGAAGTACGTCTTCTGCAGCAGCGACGTGATGCCCGGCGCGCTGCCGGAGAAGTACTTCGCCACCGGCCTGTCCGCCCGGCTGTTCAACGTCTACGGACTCACCGAGGCCCTCTACAGCACCTACTGGGAGTGCCTGCCCGGCGCCGTGTACGACGGCTTCGTGCCGGTCGGCCACCCCGCCGAGCTGACCCCCCGGATCCTCGACGCCGACCTCGGCCCGGTCCCGCCGGGCGAGACGGGCGAGCTGTGCCTGGCCGGCGTGGGCATGGCCGAGGGCTACGACCGGCTGCCCCGGCTCACCGCCGAGAAGTTCGCCGACACCGACGGCGGCCGGGTGTTCCGCACCGGCGACCTGGCCCGGCAGTCCGAGGACGGTCGCCTCGAACTCCTCGGCAGGATGGACGACCAGGTCAAGATCGCCGGCTACCGGGTGGAGCTGGGCGAGGTCGAGGCCCGGCTGCTCGAAGTCCCCGGCGTCACCGGCGCCGTCGCCTCCGGGCTGCGCGGCGCGGGCGGACACCAGCGGCTGGTCGCCCACCTGACCTGCGACGGGGAGCCGCCCACCGCCGCCGCGATCCGCGCCCACCTGGGCGACCGGCTGCCGTACTACATGGTCCCGGCCGCCTTCACCGTCATCGACGCGATCCCGCTCACCCACAACGGCAAGGTCGACCGCCGTTCCCTGCACGAACTGCCGGGCGCCCACCTGGAACTGGCCGAGGACTACACGGCCGCGCGCAACGAACTCGAGAGCTACCTGTGCGCGCTGTGGGCCGAGACCCTGGACCTGCCCGCCGTCGGCATCCACGACAACTTCTTCGCGCTGGGCGGCGACTCCATCCAGGGCTTCCTGATCAGCGCCAAGGCCAACCGCGACGGCATCGGCCTGAGCGCCACCCAGGTCTTCGCCACCCCCACCGTCGCCGAGACCGCCGCCTTCATGGCGGCACAGGGCGACACCGGCCCCGCCCCGGCCGGCTCCCTCGACCCGCAGGGCTTCACCCTCGCCGAGGAGGACCTGGCCGCGGTGCGCGCGGCCGCCGCCGACCCCGACGGCATCGAGACGGTGTACCCGCTCACCGAGATGCAGAAGGGCATGCTGTTCCACTCGCTGCTCGACCCGGACTCCGGCGTCTACTTCGAGCAGTTCCTGTACGCGGTCGACGGCGAGGTCGACCTCGACGCGTACCACCGGGCCTGGCAGCAGGTCGTCGACCGGCACGAGATCCTGCGGGTCTGGATCGCCACCAAGGGCCTGTCCGAACCGCTCCAGGCCGTGCAGCGCACCGCCGAGCTGGGCTGGACCGTCCTGGACTGGTCCGACCGCACCGAGGCGGAGCAGAAGGAGCTGCTGGAGCGCTACCTCGACGAGGACCGGCGCCGCGGCTTCCCCTACGACCGGGCGCCCCTGTTCCGGCTGACCATGGTCCGGCTCGGCGCCACCACGTACAAGCTGGTGATGAGCTACCACCACCTGATCCTCGACGCGTGGTCGCTCTTCGTCCTGCTGCGCGACTCCCTGGAGATCTACCACTCCGGTCTCGAGGGACGGCTGCCCGAACTGCGCCCCACGCGTTCCTTCGGCGACTACGTGTCCTTCCTGGAGCACGAGGACATCGAGGGCGCCCGGGACTACTGGCTGGAGCGGCTGGCCGGCTTCCGCCGTCCGACCGTCATCGGCCGCTCCGCGCAGCTCGGCCTCTCCGCCAGCTCGCAGGAGATGCACGCCGAGGCCCGCCTCGACCTCGGCGAGGAGCTGACCGAGCGGCTGCTCGCGTACGGCCGCGCCAACCAGCTGACCCTGAACTCCCTGGTACAGGGCGCCTGGGCGGTGGTCGTGGGCGGGTGCAGCGGCCAGGACGACGTCTGCTTCGGCATCACCATCACCCACCGCCCGGTGGGGCTGGCCGGGGTCGAGGACATCGTCGGCATCTTCATCAACAGCCTCCCGATGCGGGTGAACCTGGAGCCCGAGCAGCCCGTCGGCCGCTGGCTGCAGCAGATCCAGCGCACCCAGGTCGCCGCCCGCTCCCACGACCACTACCCGCTGCCGCTGATCCAGCAGCGCACCGACCTGCCCAGCGGCCAGCCCCTGTTCGAGTCGCTGCTGATCTTCGAGAACTTCCCCCGGGGCACCGGGTGGACCGGGCGGGGCGGCGTCGACGTGCGCCAGGAGCGCTACGTCGGCTGGACCAACTACCCGTTCGCCATCGAGGCGATGCCCGAGGAGCAGCTCTTCTTCCAGGTCAAGTACGACCTGGCGTTCTTCGACGCGGAGTCGGTGGAGCGCATCCTGGGCGCGTTCCGCGGCGTCCTGGAGGCCATCGCGGACGGCGGCACGGCCCCGGTGGGCAAGCTCGCCGAGCACATCGCGGCGCACCGGCCCGGCCCGGCGGCCGAACCCCGGCCCGCGGACACCGGTGCGCGGGCGCTGTTCCCGGCCCGCGGCACCGCCGCGGCCGCCGGGGTCACCACGGCCCCCACCACCGAGGACGAGATCGCGCTGGCCGCGATCTGGGCGCAGGTGCTCCAGGTCGAGCAGGTCGACGTCCACACGCCGTTCCTGGCGCTGGGCGGTTCCTCGCTGGCGGCCATGCGGCTGGTGGCGCTCGCCCAGGCGGAGGGCTTCGACTTCGAACTGAGCGAACTGTTCGCCGAGGACGGCACCGTCCACCGGCTCGCCGCGGACGCGGACGGGGACGGCGACGCGGCCGCGGACGGCGACGCGGCCGGGGACGGCGGCACCGGACGGTAA
- a CDS encoding non-ribosomal peptide synthetase yields MEDTQRGAGERDPLALLRELAEQGVTVRARRGRLSVDAPPDAPEELLDRLTAAKEPVLAAITAHPGLPGPRVAAADPEPRPSGRPFPVTDLQSAYQVGESDFPELATPAYIAHGFEVPGLDTGRWHAALRTVLTRHEMLRAAVGPDGRQRVVPLDDGWGPALVDWGHLDAAEARAAFHRERETAAALLPGLADGPQLGCAVYSARGTTFVLLCLRLFVLDARSIGLLCRDLADAYEGRAFAGPPVERGYFARYTEALAAHRDSQAHRNAVAHWQRRTPVLPGPPTPPTLSRPARARFARVRHRLPAPVWAALREQARGAGLSANSVLCAAYAEVLRRWSGRPSFTLTVLVATRAMLAAGPNGTDPAPAACVGNFGSTLLLECDGTGDTFAERAGALQRRLMADLPHAWLSGVEVARRARRERPGAAVGSPFVFASGLDDAASDALPPHLRAEGWELVFKSMHTPQVLLDHQVSEEDGELVCTFDHVAEAFPEGLVDELAAAHADLLRRLAGHDAPWAAPHPPPLPGALLAARTAANRTARDLPGGGVLDGLREGAERTPDRTALHGADGKTTYREAADRVGRTAAALAASGAAPGELVGVLARKSPGQYLAALSVVAAGGAYVPLGVDWPPARLDALLTRHGIGRVLADAEGARLLAELERPVHVLALDAPGHPGEPLPLPVPAPDDLAYVIFTSGSTGTPKGVAIPHGGLRNTVQDMVERFGVGPDDRLLSLSELHFDLSAFDLFGALCAGATVVVPPCAARPDPDLWAHWVRHSGATVWNTVPALLDMLLDHLGDERAADVLGGLRLVLLSGDWIPLGLPDRVRRAAPKAEVVALGGATEASIWSNYHVVDRIDPSWKSVPYGLPLANQRYHVLDADAGFADVPHWVPGELFIAGDGLATAYYGQPELTAARFPTHPRTGERLYRTGDHARYRPDGTLEFLGRLDSQAKVRGYRVDLLEVEQQLAAQPGVRAAACVVTGTGAAARLIAFLVAEEDGGPGTDGGPRTDREPVPGPAALRARLGTTLPSYAVPSAFHTVAALPLTANGKRDARALLALAEEHAAGTGRGDADRAAASGRAPRTERESALARLWQEVCGTAVRSVDDDFFASGGSSVSAVRLVRRIEEEFGVRLPLSSLFEASTVAGQDALLDRHVDTLLVPVRPGDGAAVVLVHPVGGHLLGYRALIDALPAPYAVYGLQAPPSGRLPATLTELADQYARAVAALGRPVHLLGWSMGGVLAAETARRTDLVQPLSLTLVDSFVAATDGADLDERAAAAGFFTDYLGQRDGAAEIAVPAGHPDPFGHLAATHLPREPADALRGLYDQYRALYRLLLDHRPRPLPRDCPLLVVPAERERPDAFGGLTPLHLHPAGLVPPGARVAPLPETHYSVVRDGAARRLAELFHTRTAKGSA; encoded by the coding sequence GTGGAAGACACACAACGGGGTGCGGGGGAGCGGGACCCGCTCGCGCTCCTTCGCGAACTGGCCGAGCAGGGCGTCACGGTGCGCGCCCGCCGCGGCCGGCTGTCCGTCGACGCCCCGCCGGACGCCCCCGAGGAGCTCCTCGACCGCCTCACGGCCGCGAAGGAGCCGGTCCTCGCGGCGATCACCGCCCATCCCGGCCTGCCCGGGCCCCGGGTCGCCGCCGCGGACCCGGAGCCCCGGCCGTCCGGGCGCCCCTTCCCGGTGACCGACCTCCAGAGCGCCTATCAGGTCGGCGAGTCGGACTTCCCCGAACTGGCCACCCCGGCGTACATCGCGCACGGCTTCGAGGTGCCGGGCCTCGACACCGGACGCTGGCACGCGGCGCTGCGCACGGTCCTCACCCGGCACGAGATGCTCCGCGCCGCGGTCGGCCCGGACGGCCGCCAACGGGTCGTCCCGCTCGACGACGGCTGGGGCCCGGCCCTGGTCGACTGGGGCCACCTCGACGCCGCCGAGGCCCGCGCGGCCTTCCACCGGGAACGGGAGACGGCGGCCGCACTCCTGCCCGGCCTGGCGGACGGTCCCCAACTGGGCTGCGCGGTCTACTCCGCCCGGGGCACCACCTTCGTCCTGCTCTGCCTGCGGCTGTTCGTCCTGGACGCCCGCTCCATCGGGCTGCTCTGCCGCGACCTGGCCGACGCCTACGAGGGGCGGGCGTTCGCCGGGCCGCCCGTGGAACGCGGGTACTTCGCCCGGTACACCGAGGCCCTCGCCGCCCACCGGGACAGCCAGGCCCACCGCAACGCCGTCGCGCACTGGCAGCGCCGGACACCCGTCCTGCCCGGCCCGCCGACCCCGCCGACCCTGTCCCGCCCGGCCCGGGCCCGCTTCGCCCGGGTCCGCCACCGACTGCCCGCGCCCGTGTGGGCGGCGCTGCGCGAACAGGCCCGCGGCGCCGGCCTGTCGGCCAACTCCGTGCTGTGCGCGGCCTACGCCGAGGTGCTGCGCCGCTGGTCGGGCCGGCCCTCCTTCACCCTCACCGTCCTCGTCGCCACCCGCGCCATGCTGGCCGCCGGCCCGAACGGCACCGACCCCGCCCCGGCCGCGTGCGTGGGGAACTTCGGCAGCACGCTGCTGCTGGAGTGCGACGGCACCGGCGACACCTTCGCCGAGCGCGCCGGGGCCCTGCAACGGCGGCTGATGGCGGACCTGCCGCACGCCTGGCTGTCCGGGGTGGAGGTGGCCCGCCGGGCCCGCCGAGAGCGCCCCGGGGCAGCGGTGGGCAGCCCGTTCGTCTTCGCCTCGGGACTCGACGACGCGGCGTCCGACGCGCTGCCCCCGCACCTGCGGGCCGAGGGGTGGGAGCTGGTCTTCAAGTCCATGCACACCCCGCAGGTCCTCCTCGACCACCAGGTCTCCGAGGAGGACGGGGAACTCGTCTGCACCTTCGACCACGTGGCCGAGGCCTTCCCCGAGGGCCTGGTCGACGAGCTGGCGGCGGCCCACGCCGACCTGCTGCGCCGCCTGGCCGGTCACGACGCCCCCTGGGCCGCCCCGCACCCGCCGCCGCTGCCCGGGGCCCTGCTGGCCGCGCGCACCGCCGCCAACCGCACCGCGCGCGACCTCCCGGGCGGCGGCGTCCTGGACGGGCTGCGCGAGGGCGCCGAGCGCACCCCCGACCGCACGGCCCTCCACGGGGCGGACGGGAAGACCACCTACCGCGAGGCCGCGGACCGGGTGGGGCGCACGGCCGCCGCGCTGGCCGCCTCCGGGGCGGCACCCGGCGAACTCGTCGGCGTGCTGGCCCGCAAGAGCCCCGGCCAGTACCTCGCCGCGCTCTCGGTCGTCGCGGCCGGCGGCGCCTACGTACCGCTCGGCGTGGACTGGCCGCCCGCCCGGCTCGACGCGCTGCTCACCCGGCACGGCATCGGCAGGGTGCTGGCCGACGCCGAGGGGGCACGGCTCCTCGCGGAGCTGGAACGGCCCGTCCACGTGCTCGCCCTCGACGCCCCAGGGCACCCCGGCGAGCCCCTGCCGCTGCCGGTGCCCGCCCCCGACGACCTCGCGTACGTCATCTTCACCTCGGGCTCAACCGGCACCCCCAAGGGCGTCGCGATCCCGCACGGCGGGCTGCGCAACACCGTCCAGGACATGGTGGAGCGCTTCGGCGTCGGCCCGGACGACCGGCTGCTCTCGCTGTCCGAACTGCACTTCGACCTCTCGGCCTTCGACCTGTTCGGCGCCCTGTGCGCCGGCGCGACCGTCGTCGTGCCGCCCTGCGCCGCCCGCCCCGACCCCGACCTGTGGGCGCACTGGGTGCGGCACAGCGGCGCCACCGTCTGGAACACCGTCCCGGCCCTCCTCGACATGCTCCTCGACCACCTCGGTGACGAACGCGCCGCCGACGTCCTGGGCGGACTGCGGCTGGTCCTGCTCAGCGGCGACTGGATCCCGCTCGGCCTGCCCGACCGCGTCCGGCGGGCCGCGCCCAAGGCCGAGGTGGTCGCCCTGGGCGGTGCCACCGAGGCGTCCATCTGGTCCAACTACCACGTCGTGGACCGGATCGACCCGTCCTGGAAGTCCGTGCCGTACGGGCTGCCCCTCGCCAACCAGCGCTACCACGTCCTCGACGCGGACGCGGGCTTCGCGGACGTGCCCCACTGGGTGCCCGGCGAGCTCTTCATCGCCGGTGACGGCCTGGCCACGGCGTACTACGGGCAGCCCGAACTGACCGCGGCCCGCTTCCCCACCCACCCCCGCACCGGCGAGCGGCTGTACCGCACCGGCGACCACGCCCGCTACCGGCCCGACGGCACCCTGGAGTTCCTCGGCCGGCTCGACAGCCAGGCCAAGGTGCGCGGCTACCGGGTGGACCTCCTGGAGGTCGAGCAGCAGCTGGCGGCGCAGCCCGGCGTCCGGGCCGCGGCCTGCGTCGTCACCGGCACCGGTGCCGCCGCCCGCCTGATCGCCTTCCTCGTCGCGGAGGAAGACGGCGGCCCGGGCACCGACGGCGGTCCTCGCACCGACCGCGAGCCGGTCCCGGGACCCGCGGCGCTGCGCGCCCGGCTGGGCACCACCCTGCCCTCGTACGCGGTGCCCAGCGCCTTCCACACCGTCGCCGCCCTCCCGCTGACCGCCAACGGCAAGCGCGACGCCCGCGCCCTCCTCGCCCTGGCCGAGGAACACGCGGCGGGGACCGGGCGCGGGGACGCCGACCGGGCCGCCGCGTCCGGCCGCGCACCGCGCACCGAGCGGGAGTCGGCGCTGGCCCGGCTGTGGCAGGAGGTGTGCGGCACGGCCGTCCGGTCGGTCGACGACGACTTCTTCGCCAGCGGCGGCAGCTCGGTCTCCGCGGTGCGGCTGGTCCGGCGGATCGAGGAGGAGTTCGGCGTCCGGCTGCCGCTGTCCAGCCTCTTCGAGGCGAGCACCGTCGCGGGCCAGGACGCGCTGCTCGACCGGCACGTCGACACCCTGCTCGTGCCGGTCAGACCCGGCGACGGGGCGGCGGTGGTCCTGGTCCACCCGGTGGGCGGACACCTCCTCGGCTACCGCGCCCTGATCGACGCGCTGCCCGCCCCGTACGCGGTGTACGGACTGCAGGCCCCGCCCAGCGGCCGGCTCCCCGCGACCCTGACCGAACTGGCGGACCAGTACGCGCGGGCGGTCGCGGCCCTGGGGCGGCCCGTCCACCTCCTCGGCTGGTCGATGGGCGGCGTCCTCGCGGCGGAGACCGCCCGCCGCACCGACCTGGTCCAGCCCCTCTCGCTGACCCTGGTCGACAGCTTCGTGGCCGCGACCGACGGCGCGGACCTGGACGAACGGGCCGCCGCGGCCGGGTTCTTCACCGACTATCTCGGCCAGCGGGACGGCGCCGCGGAGATCGCCGTACCGGCCGGCCACCCGGACCCCTTCGGACACCTCGCCGCCACCCACCTGCCCCGGGAGCCGGCCGACGCCCTGCGCGGCCTCTACGACCAGTACCGGGCCCTGTACCGGCTGCTGCTCGACCACCGCCCGCGGCCCCTGCCGCGGGACTGCCCGCTCCTGGTCGTACCCGCCGAGCGGGAACGACCGGACGCCTTCGGGGGCCTGACGCCGCTGCACCTGCACCCGGCCGGTCTCGTACCGCCCGGCGCGCGGGTCGCCCCCCTGCCCGAGACGCACTACTCCGTGGTCCGCGACGGTGCCGCCCGGCGGCTCGCGGAACTCTTTCACACCCGTACAGCGAAGGGATCGGCATGA
- a CDS encoding cupin domain-containing protein: MTSRTIKDIVVLGESEPENVRQVRKGPDRWISGELAITNTLHFTSPDGAFTSGIWESTPGKFRAVYEEDEFYHMLHGRVVIADDDGNARTFVPGDTIVVPAGFTGTWEVLEPTKKFYAHYRPLDDDRTGPAVQAD; encoded by the coding sequence ATGACGAGCAGAACGATCAAGGACATCGTGGTCCTCGGCGAGTCCGAGCCGGAGAACGTGCGCCAGGTGCGCAAGGGCCCGGACCGCTGGATCTCCGGCGAGCTGGCCATCACCAACACCCTGCACTTCACCAGTCCCGACGGGGCCTTCACCTCGGGCATCTGGGAGAGCACCCCGGGCAAGTTCCGCGCGGTGTACGAGGAGGACGAGTTCTACCACATGCTCCACGGCCGGGTGGTCATCGCCGACGACGACGGCAACGCCCGCACCTTCGTCCCCGGCGACACCATCGTCGTCCCCGCCGGATTCACCGGCACCTGGGAGGTCCTGGAGCCCACCAAGAAGTTCTACGCCCACTACCGGCCGCTGGACGACGACCGCACCGGCCCCGCCGTCCAGGCCGACTGA